The following coding sequences lie in one Sphingomonas sp. M1-B02 genomic window:
- a CDS encoding DUF2147 domain-containing protein, producing the protein MLALAPALVASAPAPQDATAAVGRWKTETRNAVVEIQRCGASICGRILTSDALRTNPNLQDARNRDAALRSRKLRGLQILGGFKQQGNGWTGGKIYNAEDGKTYGADISLADANTLKLRGCVFKPLCKTQTWTRMR; encoded by the coding sequence ATGCTTGCGCTCGCGCCGGCGCTCGTCGCCAGCGCGCCCGCGCCCCAGGACGCCACGGCCGCAGTCGGGCGCTGGAAGACCGAGACGCGCAACGCCGTGGTCGAAATCCAGCGCTGCGGCGCATCGATCTGCGGCCGGATCCTGACCTCGGACGCGCTGCGCACCAATCCCAACCTGCAGGACGCCCGGAATCGCGACGCTGCGCTGCGCAGCCGGAAGCTGCGCGGTCTGCAGATCCTCGGCGGGTTCAAGCAGCAGGGCAATGGCTGGACCGGCGGCAAGATCTACAATGCCGAAGACGGCAAGACCTATGGCGCGGACATCAGCCTGGCCGACGCCAACACGCTGAAGCTGCGCGGGTGCGTGTTCAAGCCGCTCTGCAAGACCCAGACCTGGACCCGGATGCGCTGA
- the topA gene encoding type I DNA topoisomerase, with protein sequence MQLVIVESPAKAKTIEKYLGKDYRVLASYGHVRDLPARDGSVNPDEGFAMEWEAYADKSKQLKAITDLAKTADRLILATDPDREGEAISWHVQEVLRNKKALPKEVERVTFNAITKPAVLHAMAHPRELDTDLIDAYRARRALDYLVGFTLSPVLWRKLPGAKSAGRVQSVALRIIVDREREIESFRPQEYWSVTADMEQDGTPFVARLNKYKGDKIDRLTIGDGKTAEAARKAVEEGRFSVASVETKPAMRNPPPPFTTSTLQQEAARKLGFSASHTMRIAQGLYEDGAITYMRTDGVTMDGDAIQEARKAVVNRYDGHYVPEKPRVYTTKAKNAQEAHEAIRPTDFSKDKAGGGDHARLYDLIWKRALASQMASARMERTTIDLEDATGQHGLRATGQVVLFPGYLALYEEGRDDPVGRSGQQADADADEDSRRLPKLSEGATPAKKAVNAEQHFTQPPPRFSEASLVKRLEELGIGRPSTYASIIQVLKDRLYVRVEKNRFFAEESGRLLTAFLERFFQKYVNYDFTSGLEDELDDVSGGRAAWQAVLEAFWKDFKPRTAEVMEQQPSAITAELDKFLEPYLFPAKADGSDPRLCPKCEAGRLALRGGKFGAFVACSNYPECKFTRRFAQPGGEGDDSDGPETLGTDPDTGLPVERKSGRFGPYIQLGEGKEAARASIPKDVEMDLEMALKLLKLPRTIGMHPETGSPITASIGRYGPYLAHNGKYARLQGTMEVFETGMNAAVVKLAEAAANGGRPARGAQAPLKVLGPHPRTEAEIKLMEGRYGAYVTDGETNATLPKSIDKDQLTLEEAAQLIDARAAAGPPKGKGKKKAAPKKAAAKKPAAKKAAPKKTTAKKAATE encoded by the coding sequence ATGCAGCTTGTCATCGTCGAATCGCCCGCCAAGGCCAAAACCATCGAGAAATATCTCGGCAAGGACTATCGCGTCCTCGCCTCCTACGGCCATGTCCGCGATCTTCCGGCGCGCGACGGATCGGTGAACCCCGACGAGGGCTTCGCGATGGAATGGGAAGCCTATGCCGACAAAAGCAAGCAGCTCAAGGCGATCACCGATCTCGCCAAGACCGCCGATCGCCTGATCCTCGCGACCGATCCCGATCGCGAGGGCGAGGCGATCAGCTGGCACGTCCAGGAAGTGCTCCGCAACAAGAAGGCGCTGCCCAAGGAAGTCGAGCGAGTCACCTTCAACGCGATCACCAAGCCCGCGGTGCTCCATGCGATGGCGCATCCGCGCGAGCTCGATACCGATCTGATCGACGCCTATCGCGCCCGCCGCGCGCTCGATTATCTGGTCGGCTTCACCCTCTCGCCGGTGCTGTGGCGCAAGCTGCCGGGCGCCAAGTCGGCGGGGCGGGTCCAGTCGGTGGCTTTGCGCATCATCGTCGATCGCGAGCGCGAGATCGAAAGCTTCCGCCCGCAGGAATATTGGTCGGTCACCGCCGACATGGAGCAGGACGGCACGCCCTTCGTCGCGCGGCTCAACAAATATAAGGGCGACAAGATCGATCGCCTGACGATCGGCGACGGCAAGACCGCCGAGGCCGCCAGGAAGGCCGTCGAGGAAGGCCGCTTCTCGGTCGCATCGGTCGAGACCAAGCCCGCGATGCGCAATCCGCCGCCGCCCTTCACCACCTCGACGCTCCAGCAGGAGGCCGCGCGGAAACTCGGTTTCTCCGCCAGCCACACGATGCGCATCGCCCAGGGTCTCTACGAGGACGGCGCGATCACTTATATGCGGACCGACGGCGTCACGATGGACGGCGATGCCATCCAGGAGGCCCGAAAAGCGGTCGTGAACCGCTATGACGGCCATTATGTGCCGGAAAAGCCGCGCGTCTATACGACCAAGGCCAAGAATGCGCAGGAAGCGCATGAGGCGATCCGGCCGACCGATTTCTCCAAGGACAAAGCCGGCGGCGGCGATCATGCCCGGCTGTACGATCTGATCTGGAAGCGCGCGCTCGCGAGCCAGATGGCCTCGGCACGGATGGAGCGCACGACGATCGACCTCGAGGACGCCACCGGCCAGCACGGCCTGCGCGCCACCGGCCAGGTCGTGCTCTTCCCCGGCTATCTCGCGCTCTACGAAGAAGGCCGCGACGACCCCGTTGGCCGCTCTGGCCAACAGGCCGACGCGGATGCCGACGAGGATAGCCGCCGCCTGCCCAAGCTCAGCGAAGGCGCGACGCCCGCCAAGAAGGCGGTCAACGCCGAGCAGCATTTCACCCAGCCCCCGCCGCGCTTCTCCGAGGCGTCGCTGGTCAAGCGGCTCGAGGAGCTCGGCATCGGCCGGCCTTCGACCTATGCCTCGATCATCCAGGTGCTCAAGGACCGCCTCTATGTCCGGGTCGAGAAGAACCGCTTCTTCGCCGAGGAGAGCGGCCGGCTGCTGACCGCGTTCCTCGAGCGATTCTTCCAGAAATACGTCAATTACGACTTCACCTCGGGGCTCGAGGACGAGCTCGACGACGTGTCGGGCGGCCGCGCCGCATGGCAGGCCGTGCTCGAAGCCTTCTGGAAAGACTTCAAGCCGCGCACCGCCGAGGTGATGGAGCAACAGCCCTCGGCGATCACCGCCGAGCTCGACAAGTTCCTCGAACCCTATCTCTTCCCGGCCAAGGCCGACGGCAGCGATCCGCGGCTCTGCCCCAAGTGCGAAGCGGGCAGGCTGGCGCTGCGCGGCGGCAAGTTCGGTGCCTTCGTCGCCTGCTCCAACTATCCCGAGTGCAAGTTCACCCGCCGCTTCGCCCAGCCCGGCGGCGAAGGCGACGACAGCGACGGCCCCGAGACGCTCGGCACCGATCCCGACACCGGCCTGCCCGTCGAGCGCAAGTCGGGGCGTTTCGGTCCCTACATCCAGCTCGGCGAGGGCAAGGAGGCCGCGCGGGCCTCCATCCCGAAAGACGTCGAGATGGATCTTGAGATGGCGCTCAAGCTGCTCAAGCTGCCGCGCACGATCGGCATGCACCCGGAGACCGGCAGCCCGATCACTGCCTCGATCGGCCGCTACGGCCCCTATCTTGCCCACAACGGCAAATATGCGCGGCTCCAGGGCACGATGGAGGTGTTCGAGACGGGAATGAATGCCGCGGTGGTCAAGCTGGCCGAGGCCGCGGCAAACGGCGGGCGTCCGGCGCGGGGCGCGCAGGCGCCGCTCAAGGTGCTCGGCCCGCATCCGCGCACCGAAGCCGAGATCAAGCTGATGGAGGGCCGCTACGGCGCCTATGTCACCGACGGCGAGACCAATGCGACTTTGCCCAAGTCGATCGACAAGGACCAGCTGACGCTCGAGGAAGCCGCGCAGCTGATCGACGCGCGCGCCGCGGCGGGTCCGCCCAAGGGCAAGGGCAAGAAGAAGGCCGCGCCGAAGAAGGCGGCGGCGAAAAAGCCTGCGGCCAAGAAGGCGGCGCCGAAAAAGACCACAGCGAAGAAGGCGGCGACTGAATAA
- a CDS encoding SEL1-like repeat protein: MGNSLKSARFLVDSRLRDAARGDANACYDLGIVYSSGAEGIDVDLIEAHKWFNIAAASGSERAQECRAEIADDMTAREIIEAQKAARAWLRGLEQRAA; this comes from the coding sequence ATGGGCAACAGCCTGAAGAGCGCACGTTTCCTGGTGGATAGCCGGCTCCGCGACGCCGCACGTGGCGATGCGAATGCCTGTTACGATCTGGGCATCGTCTATTCGAGCGGCGCCGAAGGGATCGATGTCGATCTGATCGAAGCGCATAAATGGTTCAACATCGCCGCGGCGTCGGGCAGCGAGCGCGCGCAGGAATGCCGCGCCGAGATCGCCGACGACATGACCGCGCGAGAGATCATCGAAGCGCAGAAGGCGGCACGCGCCTGGCTCCGCGGACTGGAGCAGCGCGCGGCGTAG
- the panC gene encoding pantoate--beta-alanine ligase gives MHSIRRLEELGEALSAWRAAGERVALVPTMGALHAGHMALVDAARRAGDRVVVSIFVNPKQFGPNEDLGKYPRREQSDARMLAEAGVDLLWMPSVEIMYPEGFATTVSVSGVSDGLDGAARPGHFDGVATVVAKLFGQVRPDVAIFGEKDYQQLAVIRRMVADLDLGVEIVGLPTQRDVDGLALSSRNAYLTDDERLAARALPRALGEAVQALQSGAPVDEVLEKVRAKLTAAGFEAVDYVALCDAETLVPVETLDRPARLLAAAKIGITRLIDNLAVTPE, from the coding sequence GTGCATAGCATCCGTCGTCTTGAAGAGCTTGGCGAGGCGCTTTCCGCCTGGCGGGCAGCGGGCGAGCGCGTGGCGCTGGTGCCGACGATGGGGGCGCTGCATGCGGGGCATATGGCGCTGGTCGACGCCGCAAGGCGCGCCGGCGACCGCGTGGTCGTCTCGATCTTCGTCAATCCCAAGCAGTTCGGGCCCAATGAGGATCTCGGCAAATATCCGCGCCGCGAGCAGAGCGACGCGCGCATGCTGGCGGAAGCGGGCGTCGACCTGCTTTGGATGCCTTCGGTCGAGATCATGTATCCGGAAGGGTTCGCCACCACCGTGTCGGTGAGCGGCGTGAGCGACGGGCTCGACGGGGCGGCGCGGCCCGGGCATTTCGATGGTGTCGCAACCGTGGTCGCCAAGCTGTTCGGCCAGGTGCGCCCGGATGTCGCGATCTTCGGGGAAAAGGATTATCAGCAGCTCGCAGTGATCCGGCGGATGGTGGCCGATCTCGACCTGGGCGTCGAGATCGTCGGCCTGCCCACCCAGCGCGACGTCGACGGCCTCGCGCTATCCTCGCGCAACGCCTATCTCACCGACGACGAGCGCCTCGCCGCGCGTGCGCTGCCGCGGGCACTCGGCGAGGCGGTGCAGGCACTGCAAAGCGGTGCGCCGGTGGACGAGGTGCTCGAGAAGGTTCGGGCCAAGCTGACCGCTGCCGGGTTCGAGGCTGTCGACTATGTCGCCTTGTGCGATGCCGAGACGCTGGTGCCGGTCGAGACGCTGGATCGGCCGGCGCGACTATTGGCGGCGGCGAAGATCGGGATCACCCGCCTCATCGACAATCTTGCAGTGACCCCAGAATGA
- a CDS encoding division plane positioning ATPase MipZ yields MIDGPKRLHVLVFANEKGGTGKSTTAVHAAIGLAAKGARVACFDLDHRQRTMGRYLDNRHATIRRTGRDLPMPVYETHDGESMDFFSETLDRLGRDADFLVIDTPGRDDKFARVAVTNADTLVTPMNDSFVDFDLIGHVDPETFRVSRPSFYSELIWESRKRRAKADGETIDWVVLRNRMQHIEARNMRRVSEAIDQLSKRVGFRVISGLSERVIYRELFPQGLTMLDSGEFGAMGLSHVAARQELREMIAGLALPEVAMPLFA; encoded by the coding sequence GTGATCGACGGACCCAAACGCCTTCATGTCCTCGTTTTCGCGAACGAGAAAGGCGGCACCGGCAAGTCCACGACGGCGGTCCACGCGGCGATCGGGCTGGCGGCGAAGGGCGCGCGCGTCGCCTGTTTCGACCTGGATCATCGCCAGCGCACGATGGGCCGCTATCTCGACAATCGCCACGCGACGATCAGGCGCACCGGGCGCGATCTGCCGATGCCGGTCTATGAGACGCATGACGGGGAGAGCATGGACTTCTTCTCGGAAACGCTCGATCGGCTCGGCCGGGACGCCGACTTCCTGGTGATCGATACGCCCGGCCGCGACGACAAGTTCGCGCGCGTCGCGGTCACCAATGCCGATACGCTGGTCACGCCGATGAACGACAGTTTCGTCGATTTCGACTTGATCGGCCATGTCGATCCCGAGACCTTCCGCGTCTCGCGCCCGAGCTTCTATTCGGAGCTGATCTGGGAATCGCGAAAGCGCCGCGCCAAGGCCGATGGCGAGACGATCGACTGGGTCGTCCTGCGCAACCGCATGCAGCATATTGAGGCGCGCAACATGCGTCGCGTGTCGGAGGCGATCGACCAGCTCTCCAAGCGGGTCGGCTTCCGCGTGATCTCCGGGCTTTCGGAGCGGGTGATCTATCGCGAGCTCTTTCCACAGGGGCTGACGATGCTCGATTCGGGCGAATTCGGCGCGATGGGGCTCAGCCATGTCGCGGCGCGCCAGGAGCTGCGCGAGATGATCGCCGGCCTGGCGCTTCCCGAAGTCGCCATGCCGCTGTTCGCCTGA
- a CDS encoding J domain-containing protein — protein sequence MMKAILAALIIAAIYYLFFRPKQVAPKPPRVVNMAEDEARAVLGVSATADAETIREAHRRLVSAVHPDKGGSAELTGRINAARDTLLRP from the coding sequence ATGATGAAGGCGATCCTTGCGGCGCTGATCATCGCCGCCATCTATTATCTGTTCTTCAGGCCCAAGCAGGTGGCGCCGAAGCCGCCTCGCGTCGTGAACATGGCCGAGGACGAGGCGCGCGCCGTGCTGGGGGTGTCCGCCACCGCGGACGCCGAGACGATCCGCGAGGCGCATCGCCGGCTGGTCAGCGCAGTCCACCCCGACAAGGGCGGCTCGGCCGAGCTTACCGGCCGGATCAACGCCGCGCGGGACACCTTGCTCCGCCCCTGA
- the pgmG gene encoding phosphoglucomutase/phosphomannomutase PgmG: MTHNFDPTSLREYDIRGIVGEALGPDDAHAIGRGFATLLRRAGGHRVAVGRDGRNSSPMLEEALVAGLTASGCDVVRIGMGPTPMLYYAEATLEVDGGIQITGSHNPGNYNGFKMVFQHLPFFGEDIQKLGQMAADGDWDEPAGDTSVTDYDILDAYVGRLMAGYAGGTYRVGWDTGNGAAGPVIEKLVKLLPGEHHTLFTEVDGDFPNHHPDPTEEKNLTQLKALVAEKQLDFGLAFDGDGDRIGAVDGLGRVVWGDQLLSILAEPVLRELPGATIIADVKASQALYDRIGELGGEPLMWKTGHSLIKTKMKETHAPLAGEMSGHIFFAHNYYGFDDAQYAAVRLIQALHVIGKSLTQLKDEMPQLVNTPEMRFQVDESRKFAVIDEVLDRLEAEGAEVNRTDGARVNTPDGWWLLRASNTQDVLVARAEARNQEGLDRLMAMIDAQLAASGLERGEQAGH, encoded by the coding sequence ATGACCCACAATTTCGATCCCACTTCGCTCCGCGAATATGACATCCGCGGAATCGTCGGCGAGGCGCTGGGACCCGACGATGCGCACGCGATCGGCCGCGGCTTCGCGACGCTGCTTCGCCGCGCCGGCGGGCACCGCGTGGCGGTGGGGCGCGACGGCCGCAATTCGTCGCCGATGCTCGAGGAGGCGCTGGTCGCCGGCCTCACCGCGTCGGGCTGCGACGTCGTCCGGATCGGCATGGGCCCCACGCCGATGCTATATTATGCCGAAGCCACGCTGGAAGTGGATGGCGGCATCCAGATAACCGGCAGCCATAATCCCGGCAATTACAATGGCTTCAAGATGGTGTTTCAGCACCTCCCCTTTTTCGGCGAGGATATCCAGAAGCTCGGCCAGATGGCGGCGGACGGCGATTGGGACGAGCCTGCGGGCGATACCAGCGTCACGGATTACGACATACTCGACGCCTATGTCGGGCGGCTGATGGCGGGCTATGCCGGCGGCACCTATCGCGTCGGATGGGATACGGGCAACGGCGCCGCCGGTCCGGTGATCGAGAAATTGGTGAAGCTGCTCCCGGGTGAGCACCACACGTTGTTCACCGAAGTGGACGGCGATTTCCCCAATCATCATCCCGATCCTACCGAAGAAAAGAACCTGACCCAGTTGAAGGCGCTCGTCGCCGAGAAGCAGCTCGATTTCGGATTGGCTTTCGACGGCGATGGCGATCGGATCGGCGCAGTCGACGGGCTGGGACGTGTCGTCTGGGGCGACCAACTTCTCTCCATTCTGGCTGAACCCGTGCTGCGCGAGTTGCCCGGCGCCACGATCATCGCCGACGTGAAGGCCAGCCAGGCGCTCTACGATCGGATCGGCGAGCTCGGCGGCGAGCCCTTGATGTGGAAGACCGGGCACAGCCTGATCAAGACCAAGATGAAGGAGACCCATGCGCCGCTTGCGGGCGAGATGAGCGGGCACATCTTCTTCGCGCATAATTATTATGGCTTCGACGACGCCCAATATGCCGCGGTCCGCCTGATCCAGGCGCTGCACGTCATCGGCAAGTCGCTGACCCAGCTCAAGGACGAGATGCCCCAGCTGGTCAACACGCCCGAGATGCGCTTCCAGGTGGACGAGAGCCGCAAGTTCGCGGTGATCGACGAAGTGCTCGACCGGCTCGAGGCCGAAGGCGCCGAGGTGAACCGCACCGACGGCGCACGCGTCAACACCCCCGACGGCTGGTGGCTGCTGCGCGCTTCCAACACGCAGGACGTGCTGGTGGCCCGTGCCGAGGCCAGGAATCAGGAAGGCCTCGATCGCCTGATGGCGATGATCGACGCGCAGCTCGCCGCGAGCGGGCTGGAGCGCGGCGAGCAAGCGGGGCACTGA